One Nicotiana sylvestris chromosome 12, ASM39365v2, whole genome shotgun sequence genomic window carries:
- the LOC104238278 gene encoding uncharacterized protein, giving the protein MWWNFRTKKSPLTVFLELKYCKIKHHVARKAFYDHSHACRRLMDIKIEAEKYLLWKVGKGNISFWWDNWTGKGPLAKLNPSTMVNRRTKVSDFIEAGTWNIAKPSPTLLLQLVNSIANIQIQDGKEDSFIWTLNPSGDFTCRSAWEKMRKQGGRSLTSNMIWQKKIPFKVSFLMKRVLEGRLPTDDRIQRIGIIITSKKFRWGGVIRNDAGDMVGAFSEFYGNCSNNMAEAKAMLKGIILRKDKFSGHITVETDSQLLVNIINNNARPPWEIKGIMEKIVDCAGKEIVQQLIFSEKGIVRLTY; this is encoded by the exons ATGTGGTGGAATTTCAGGACAAAAAAATCACCCTTGACAGTGTTTTTGGAATTAAAATATTGTAAGATAAAACATCATGTTGCCAGAAAAGCATTCTATGACCATTCTCATGCGTGTAGAAGATTAATGGACATCAAGATCGAGGCTGAAAAATATTTGTTATGGAAGGTTGGAAAGGGAAACATATCATTTTGGTGGGATAATTGGACTGGAAAAGGTCCTCTAGCTAAATTAAATCCTTCTACTATGGTTAATAGAAGGACTAAAGTTTCTGATTTCATTGAAGCAGGGACATGGAATATAGCCAAACCTTCTCCGACTCTGTTGCTACAGTTGGTCAACTCGATTGCAAATATTCAGATTCAGGATGGGAAAGAAGACTCTTTTATTTGGACCTTAAATCCTAGTGGAGATTTTACTTGTAGATCAGCTTGGGAAAAGATGAGGAAGCAGGGAGGAAGATCTTTAACTTCTAACATGATATGGCAAAAGAAAATACCTTTCAAAGTATCCTTCCTCATGAAGAGGGTTCTCGAAGGCAGACTACCTACTGATGATAGGATACAGAGAATTGGAATCATCATCACATCTAA GAAGTTTAGGTGGGGTGGGGTGATTAGAAACGATGCTGGTGATATGGTAGGTGCCTTCTCTGAGTTCTATGGTAATTGTAGCAATAACATGGCTGAAGCAAAGGCAATGTTGAAGGGCATTATTCTGCGCAAGGACAAGTTCAGCGGACACATCACTGTGGAAACAGACTCCCAGCTTCTTGTCAATATTATTAACAACAATGCCAGACCCCCATGGGAAATTAAAGGCATTATGGAAAAAATTGTTGACTGTGCCGGCAAAGAAATTGTACAGCAACTCATATTTTCAGAGAAGGGAATAGTGCGGCTGACCTATTAG